DNA from Comamonas serinivorans:
GGCGCTGTTCGGCGAAGAAGACCTGCTGATCCTGTTCTCGTTCTCGCGCGCGTATTTCCTGGTCGACATGGAAATCCCCTCGGGCTACGTGCAGTTCCTGCGTTCGCTGATGCCGCGCAAGCCCCGCGCCGAGCTGTACAACGCGCTGGGCCTGGCCAAGCAGGGCAAGACGCTGTTCTACCGCGACTTCCTCTGGCACCTGCGCCACTCCACCGACAAGTTCCGCATCGCGCCCGGCATCAAGGGCATGGTGATGCTGGTGTTCGACCTGCCGAGCTTCCCCTTCGTGTTCAAGCTCATCAAGGACTACTACCCGCCCCAGAAGGACACCACGCGCGAACTCATCCGCAGCAAGTACCTGCTGGTCAAGCACCACGACCGCGTGGGCCGCATGGCCGACACGCTGGAGTTCTCGGAAGTGGCCTTCCCGCGCGAGCGCTTCGAGGACGAGCTGATCGCCGAAATCCAGAAGTTCGCGCCCAGCCTGCTCGAGATTTCGGACCGCGACGGCGACGGCCGCACCGAGGTCATCATCAAGCACCTGTACATCGAGCGCCGCATGGTGCCGCTCAACATCTACCTGCAGGAAGCCTTCGACGCCGGCGACGACAACCCGAGCGCCGCGGCCCAGATGCAGCACGCCGTGGTCGAGTACGGCAACGCCATCAAGGACCTGGTGGCCGCCAACATCTTCCCCGGCGACATGCTGTGGAAGAACTTCGGCGTCACGCGCCACGGCAAGGTGGTGTTCTACGACTACGACGAGATCGAATACATCACCGACTGCAACTTCCGCAAGGTGCCCAAACCGCGCAACGAGGAAGAAGAGATGAGCGGCGAGGTCTGGTACAAGGTCGGCCCCACCGACGTCTTCCCCGAGACCTTCGGCCCCTTCCTGCTGGGCAACCCGCGCGTGCGGGACATCTTCATGCAGCACCACGGCGACCTGCTGGACCCCAAGTTCTGGCAGGACCACCAGACGCGCATCAAGGGTGGCGAGGTGATGGACGTGTTCCCCTACGACCCGGCGCGCCGTTTCGGCATGGCCCAGGCGGCCAGCGCCCACAGCGCCGAGGTCGATGCCGACGACGACGCGCCCTCCGACCCGGTCGATGCCGGCAGCGTCAGCGAAACCGAACCCTCTGAATGAACAGTATCACCCTGCTGCCGTTTTCATTCAAACGGCAGCAACCCCATACCCTATAACAGACACCATCAGGAGATCCGCATGTCCACCCCCGATCCCGTCGTCATCGTCTCGGCCGCGCGCACGCCCATGGGCGCCTTCCAGGGCGATTTCGCCAGCCTCTCCGCGCACGACCTGGGCGGCGTGGCCATCCGCGCCGCGGTCGAGCGCGCCGGCATCGCCCCCGAACTGGTGACCGAGGTGCTGTTCGGCAACTGCCTGCTGGCCGGCCAGGGCCAGGCCCCGGCGCGGCAGGCGGCCTTCAAGGGTGGCCTGCCCAAGAGCGCCGGCGCCGTCACCCTCAGCAAGATGTGCGGCTCGGGCATGCGCGCGGCCATGTTCGCGCACGACATGCTCATCGCCGGCAGCCACGAGGTGCTGGTGGCCGGCGGCATGGAGAGCATGACCAACGCGCCCTACCTGATGCTCAAAGGCCGCGGCGGCTACCGCATGGGCCACGACCGCATCTTCGACCACATGATGCTGGACGGCCTGGAAGACGCTTACGAACCCGGCCGCAGCATGGGCACCTTCGGCGAAGACTGCGCTGCCAAGTACCACTTCACGCGCGAACAGCAGGACGCCTTCGCCATCGCCAGCGTGACGCGCGCCAAGGCCGCCACCGAAGCCGGCACCTTCGCGGCCGAAATCGCCCCGGTCACCGTGAAGGACCGCAGCGGCGAGCGCGTGGTGACCCTCGACGAAGGCCCGGGCAAGGTCAAGCTGGACAAGATCCCCACGCTCAAGCCCGCGTTCAAGAAGGACGGCACGGTGACAGCGGCCTCCAGCTCCAGCATCAACGACGGCGCGGCCGCGCTGGTGCTGATGCGCGAGTCCACCGCCCGCAAGCTGGGCTGCACGCCGCTGGCCCGCGTGGCCAGCCACGCCACGCACGCGCAGGAGCCCGAGTGGTTCTCCACCGCCCCCATCGGCGCCACCGAAAAAGCCCTGGCCAAGGCAGGCTGGCAGGTGAGCGACGTGGACCTGTGGGAGATCAACGAAGCCTTTGCCGTGGTGCCCATGGCCCTGATGCACGACCTGAAGGTGCCGCACGAGCAGGTCAACGTGAACGGCGGCGCCTGCGCGCTGGGCCACCCGATCGGTGCCAGCGGCGCGCGCATCCTGGTCACGCTGCTGCATGCGCTGCAGGCGCGCGGCCAGAAGAAGGGCCTGGCCACGCTGTGCATCGGCGGCGGCGAGGCCACGGCCATGGCGGTGGAGCTGCTGTGACGCAGCGCGTGCTGGTCATCGGCGCCTCGCGCGGCCTGGGCCTGGAGTTCGTGCGCCAGTACCGCGAGGCCGGCGACGAGGTGCTGGCCACCGCCCGCGATGCCGCCGGCGTGGCGCGCCTGCAGGCGCTGGGCGCCCAGGCCCATGTGCTGGACGTGAGCCGGCCCGGTGCCGTCGAGACCCTGGTGCCGGTGTTGGCGGCGCAGCCCGTCGATGTGGCCGTGTACGTGGCTGGCGTGTTTCCCGCCGCGAACGCCCACGTGGCCCCCGACCAGGCCGAGTTCGACCGCGCCATGCACACCAACGTGTGGGGCGCCATGCAGGCGCTGGTGGCCCTGGGCCCGCAGGTGCGGCCGCACGACTCGAGCGCTTCGGCCTCTGGCCATGCCAGGCCGGGCCATGCCGAGCCGGGCCATTTCCGGCCGGGCCGCTTCGTGTTCATCAGCAGCGAGATGGCCCACATCGGCAGCGTGGACGGCAGCGATGCCTGGGTCTACCGGGCCAGCAAGGCCGCCTTGAACATGGCCGTGGCCGCCGCCCAGCGTGACTGGCCGGCCCTGTGCCTGGTGGCGCTGTCGCCCGGCTGGGTACAAACCGACATGGGTGGCAGCGCCGCCCCCTTGACGCCGGCCTTCAGCGTCCGCAGCATGCGCGACACCATCGCCCGCCTCGGAGACGCACAACGCGGCGCCTTCCTGAACCACGACGGGCAGGCCTTCGACGGCTGGTAACCCGCAGCCAGCCCCGCCCACCCCGCCCAGGAGCAGCCCCCATGACCCTTCGCACCCGTGAGCAGTTGCGCGCCCTCTACGCCCAGCCCGGCGAGCGTGCCCTGCACAAGCAGTTGCCCGCGCTGGACCCGCACGCCACGCGCTTCATCGCCCACGCCCCGTTCTGCGTGCTGGCCAGCGCCGGGATGGCGAGTGACGGCACGGCGGGCGCGCTGCTCGACGCCTCGCCCCGCGGCGGCGCGCCCGGCTTCGTCAAGGTGGTGGACGCGCACACGCTGTGGCTGCCCGACGCCGGTGGCAACAACCGGCTCGACACGCTGGAGAACCTGCTGGACGACCCGCGCTGCGGCCTGCTGTTCATGATCCCCGGCATGGACGAAACCCTGCGCGTGAACGGCCTGGCCACCCTGCGCGACGACGCCGCCGCCTGCGAGGCCTTTGCCCACGAGCGCCAGCGGCCCAAGCTGGTGATCGAGGTGGCCGTGCGCGAGGTCTACCTGCACTGCGCCAAGGCCTTCATGCGCAGCCAGCTGTGGCAGCCCGACAGCTGGCCGCCGCGCTCGGTCATGCCCACCCTGAACGCCATGATCACCGACCAGATCGGCGCCAGCGCCGCCGGCCCTGAATCCGAAGCCGCCATGCGCGCGCGCTACCGCGAGCAGTTGGAGCGCGAGGCCACGCCCGACGCGGCCCGTGGCGCCGCCCACTGACGCCCCGCATGGCCGGTCTGGCCGCCGAACAGGCGGAGGCGTTCTGGCAGGCCTTCCGCGCCCATGAGCTGCGGCTGGCGGGCCTGGCCCCCGCCGCGTTCCTGCAGGCGGCCAACGCCCTGCTGCA
Protein-coding regions in this window:
- a CDS encoding SDR family oxidoreductase, whose translation is MTQRVLVIGASRGLGLEFVRQYREAGDEVLATARDAAGVARLQALGAQAHVLDVSRPGAVETLVPVLAAQPVDVAVYVAGVFPAANAHVAPDQAEFDRAMHTNVWGAMQALVALGPQVRPHDSSASASGHARPGHAEPGHFRPGRFVFISSEMAHIGSVDGSDAWVYRASKAALNMAVAAAQRDWPALCLVALSPGWVQTDMGGSAAPLTPAFSVRSMRDTIARLGDAQRGAFLNHDGQAFDGW
- a CDS encoding acetyl-CoA C-acyltransferase, encoding MSTPDPVVIVSAARTPMGAFQGDFASLSAHDLGGVAIRAAVERAGIAPELVTEVLFGNCLLAGQGQAPARQAAFKGGLPKSAGAVTLSKMCGSGMRAAMFAHDMLIAGSHEVLVAGGMESMTNAPYLMLKGRGGYRMGHDRIFDHMMLDGLEDAYEPGRSMGTFGEDCAAKYHFTREQQDAFAIASVTRAKAATEAGTFAAEIAPVTVKDRSGERVVTLDEGPGKVKLDKIPTLKPAFKKDGTVTAASSSSINDGAAALVLMRESTARKLGCTPLARVASHATHAQEPEWFSTAPIGATEKALAKAGWQVSDVDLWEINEAFAVVPMALMHDLKVPHEQVNVNGGACALGHPIGASGARILVTLLHALQARGQKKGLATLCIGGGEATAMAVELL
- the aceK gene encoding bifunctional isocitrate dehydrogenase kinase/phosphatase produces the protein MSQAPESLFPTQLDSPLAWEIAKAIVDGFNRHYHLFRTESARAQHRFETADWHGQQRAQRERIEFYDLRVNECVRRLEKQYQAGDLAMGIWHQVKLHFLGMLVNHRQPELAESFFNSVTTKILHRSYFHNDFIFVRPGISTEYMEVEDENERPTYRAFYPKLATMADTVREVVESFGLHCGFEDLARDCRRVADAMLWQLANIKLRPNFQIQVLATLFYRNKGAYLVGKLINGFVEIPFALPILHRTPGVLYIDAALFGEEDLLILFSFSRAYFLVDMEIPSGYVQFLRSLMPRKPRAELYNALGLAKQGKTLFYRDFLWHLRHSTDKFRIAPGIKGMVMLVFDLPSFPFVFKLIKDYYPPQKDTTRELIRSKYLLVKHHDRVGRMADTLEFSEVAFPRERFEDELIAEIQKFAPSLLEISDRDGDGRTEVIIKHLYIERRMVPLNIYLQEAFDAGDDNPSAAAQMQHAVVEYGNAIKDLVAANIFPGDMLWKNFGVTRHGKVVFYDYDEIEYITDCNFRKVPKPRNEEEEMSGEVWYKVGPTDVFPETFGPFLLGNPRVRDIFMQHHGDLLDPKFWQDHQTRIKGGEVMDVFPYDPARRFGMAQAASAHSAEVDADDDAPSDPVDAGSVSETEPSE
- a CDS encoding pyridoxamine 5'-phosphate oxidase family protein, translated to MTLRTREQLRALYAQPGERALHKQLPALDPHATRFIAHAPFCVLASAGMASDGTAGALLDASPRGGAPGFVKVVDAHTLWLPDAGGNNRLDTLENLLDDPRCGLLFMIPGMDETLRVNGLATLRDDAAACEAFAHERQRPKLVIEVAVREVYLHCAKAFMRSQLWQPDSWPPRSVMPTLNAMITDQIGASAAGPESEAAMRARYREQLEREATPDAARGAAH